Proteins from a genomic interval of Chanodichthys erythropterus isolate Z2021 chromosome 8, ASM2448905v1, whole genome shotgun sequence:
- the LOC137024965 gene encoding nuclear factor 7, brain-like, which produces MDSKSVEELSCPVCCEIFKVPVILSCSHSICKECLQKFWKTKDSQECPVCRRRSSKSQPPINLALKNLCDSLIKEGNEEICSLHSEKLKLFCLEDKQPVCLVCRDSEKHANHTFRPISEVLSSYKEEFNTALTSLQTKLKHGEQMKAKYDGIIEHIKSQAEQTERQIKEEFEKLHQFLRDEEEATITALREEEEQKKQKMKEKLEEMNRHISALSHTIKDMEEMMTDNDVSFLKNFTVTMERVQISQPDPEMSSGAFTFSTDLTSVSFSDERKKFPDNPERFDFYLCVLSSEGFNSGTHCWDVEVGDNTLWCLGRTTASNQRKGEVFFKSNVWRVRYMNSKYSSQSPEQRLTLFTVEEKLERVRVQLDYDGGTVSFSNPVTKNCLRTFRTSFTETVFPFLYNHCTTSPLRILPVKVFVTAENHS; this is translated from the exons ATGGATTCAAAATCTGTGGAAGAGCTTTCTTGTCCtgtttgctgtgaaatcttcaAGGTTCCTGTTATTCTGTCCTGTAGTCACAGTATTTGTAAAGAGTGTCTACAAAAGTTCTGGAAAACTAAGGATTCTCAGGAGTGTCCTGTCTGCAGGAGAAGATCCTCAAAAAGTCAACCTCCAATTAATCTAGCGTTAAAAAACTTGTGCGATTCATTGATAAAGGAGGGAAATGAGGAGATCTGCAGCTTACACAGTGAGAAACTCAAACTCTTCTGTCTGGAGGACAAACAGCCTGTGTGTTTAGTGTGCAGAGACTCAGAGAAACACGCCAATCACACATTCAGACCCATCAGTGAAGTGCTTTCATCTTACAAG GAGGAATTTAATACAGCACTGACATCCTTACAAACCAAGCTAAAACATGGAGAACAAATGAAAGCAAAGTATGATGGAATAATTGAACACATCAAG TCTCAAGCTGAGCAAACAGAGCGTCAGATTAAAGAAGAGTTTGAGAAGCTTCATCAGTTTCTCAGAGATGAAGAAGAAGCTACAATCACTGCACTGAGGGAGGAAGAGGAGCAGAAGAAGCAGAAGATGAAGGAGAAGCTGGAGGAGATGAACAGACACATCTCAGCTCTTTCACACACAATCAAAGACATGGAGGAGATGATGACAGACAATGACGTCTCGTTTCTAAAG AACTTTACCGTCACAATGGAAAG AGTCCAGATCTCACAGCCGGATCCAGAGATGAGTTCTGGAGCTTTCACATTCTCTACTGATCTGACCAGTGTGTCATTCAGTGATGAACGTAAAAAGTTTCCTGATAATCCAGAGAGGTTTGACTTTTATCTATGTGTCCTGAGTTCTGAGGGCTTTAACTCAGGAACACACTGCTGGGATGTGGAGGTTGGTGACAATACACTCTGGTGTCTTGGAAGAACCACAGCATCAAACCAAAGGAAGGGAGAAGTTTTCTTTAAGTCTAATGTCTGGCGTGTGCGGTACATGAATAGCAAATACAGCTCACAATCCCCAGAGCAACGCTTGACCCTCTTTACTGTTGAAGAGAAGCTTGAGCGTGTGAGAGTTCAGCTGGACTATGATGGAGGAACAGTGTCATTCTCTAATCCTGTGACCAAAAACTGTCTGCGCACATTCAGGACATCCTTCACAGAGACTGTCTTTCCATTCTTATATAATCACTGCACAACTTCCCCTCTGAGGATTTTACCAGTTAAAGTGTTTGTAACAGCAGAAAATCACAGTTAA
- the LOC137025268 gene encoding protein enabled homolog, whose product MVVIRHLLFQGEDLKCPKTEESTEDGELTEVSWKWYDAMDEDIGGRPSFSPSSLSASSDTDVALTTSASVSPEPERTETKRKNFEDIIREMEEREAERVREETEREERRWREMEEREERRERERQEREEKREREAREREERRHQEAIEREERREREAKEREERFLHLLEIIAKK is encoded by the exons ATGGTGGTAATTAGACACTTGCTGTTCCAGGGTGAG GATCTCAAATGTCCAAAGACAGAGGAGAGCACTGAGGATGGTGAACTCACAGAAGTATCCTGGAAGTGGTATGATGCCATGGATGAGGATATTGGAGGCAGACCTTCATTTAGTCCATCTTCCCTTAGTGCCTCATCTGATACAGATGTTGCTTTGACCACATCAGCCTCAGTGAGCCCAGAGCCAGAGAGAACtgagacaaaaagaaaaaactttgaGGACATAATCCGAGAGATGGAGGAAAGAGAGGCTGAGAGAGTGCGAGAAGAGACAGAGAGGGAGGAGAGACGATGGCGGGAAATGGAGGAGAGGGAGGAACgtagagaaagagaaagacaagAGCGAGAGGAAAAACGGGAACGAGAAGccagagaaagagaagaaagaAGACATCAAGAAGCAATAGAGAGAGaggaaaggagagagagagaggccaaGGAAAGAGAAGAACGATTTCTTCACCTTCTTGAgattattgcaaaaaaataa
- the LOC137024963 gene encoding nuclear factor 7, brain-like, with protein sequence MDSKSVEELSCPVCCEIFKVPVILSCSHSICKECLQQFWKTKDSQECPVCRRPSKYEPPINLALKNLCDSLIKEGNEEICSLHSEKLKLFCLEDKQPVCLVCRDSEKHANHTFRPISEVLSSYKEEFNTALTSLQTKLKHGEQMKEEYDEIIEHIKSQAEQTEHQIKEEFEKLHQFLRDEEEATITALREEEEQKKQKMKEKLEEMNRHISALSHTIKDMEEMMKANDVSFLKNFSVTMERVQISQPDPEMSSGALIHVSHYLGNLSFRVWKKMLETVQHTPLTLDPNTAHPCLTLSTDLTSVSYSDEYKNCPDNPERFNKYPCVLSSEGFNSGTHCWDVKVGDNTLWCLGITTASNQRKGEVFSNSNVWRVGYIYSEYSSESPEQCWTAFTVEEKVQRVRVQLDYDGGTVSFSNPVTKNCLRTFRTSFTETVFPFLYNLCTTSPLRILPVKVFVTAENHS encoded by the exons ATGGATTCAAAATCTGTGGAAGAGCTTTCTTGTCCAGtttgctgtgaaatcttcaAGGTTCCTGTTATTCTGTCCTGTAGTCACAGTATTTGTAAAGAGTGTCTACAACAGTTCTGGAAAACTAAGGATTCTCAGGAGTGTCCTGTCTGCAGGAGACCCTCAAAATATGAACCTCCAATTAATTTAGCGTTAAAAAACTTGTGCGATTCATTGATAAAGGAGGGAAATGAGGAGATCTGCAGCTTACACAGTGAGAAACTCAAACTCTTCTGTCTGGAGGACAAACAGCCTGTGTGTTTAGTGTGCAGAGACTCAGAGAAACACGCCAATCACACATTCAGACCCATCAGTGAAGTGCTTTCATCTTACAAG GAGGAATTTAATACAGCACTGACATCCTTACAAACCAAGCTAAAACATGGagaacaaatgaaagaagagtATGATGAGATAATTGAACACATCAAG TCTCAAGCTGAGCAAACAGAGCATCAGATTAAAGAAGAGTTTGAGAAGCTTCATCAGTTTCTCAGAGATGAAGAAGAAGCTACAATCACTGCACTGAGGGAGGAAGAGGAGCAGAAGAAGCAGAAGATGAAGGAGAAGCTGGAGGAGATGAACAGACACATCTCAGCTCTTTCACACACAATCAAAGACATGGAGGAGATGATGAAAGCCAATGACGTCTCGTTTCTGAAG AACTTTAGCGTCACAATGGAAAG AGTCCAGATCTCACAGCCGGATCCAGAGATGAGTTCTGGAGCTTTGATTCATGTGTCACATTACCTGGGTAACCTGTCGTTCAGAGTCTGGAAGAAGATGTTGGAAACTGTCCAACACA CTCCGTTGACTCTAGatccaaacacagcacatcCATGTCTCACACTCTCTACTGATCTGACCAGTGTGTCGTACAGTGATGAATATAAAAACTGTCCTGATAATCCAGAGAGGTTTAACAAGTATCCGTGTGTCCTGAGTTCTGAGGGCTTTAACTCAGGAACACACTGCTGGGATGTGAAGGTTGGTGACAATACACTCTGGTGTCTTGGAATAACCACAGCATCAAATCAAAGGAAGGGAGAAGTTTTCTCTAATTCTAATGTCTGGCGTGTGGGGTACATCTACAGCGAATACAGCTCAGAATCCCCAGAGCAATGCTGGACTGCCTTTACTGTTGAAGAGAAGGTTCAGCGTGTGAGAGTTCAGCTGGATTATGATGGAGGAACAGTGTCATTCTCTAATCCTGTGACCAAAAACTGTCTGCGCACATTCAGGACATCCTTCACAGAGACTGTCTTTCCATTCTTATATAATCTCTGCACAACTTCCCCTCTGAGGATTTTACCAGTTAAAGTGTTTGTAACAGCAGAAAATCACAGTTAA